In Coleofasciculus chthonoplastes PCC 7420, the following proteins share a genomic window:
- the tyrS gene encoding tyrosine--tRNA ligase, with the protein MSQSLSRLYRGVSDIFPNQPDSQDPSENLEQRIRQTERPLRIKLGIDPTGTDIHLGHSIPVRKLRAFQDAGHTAVLIIGDFTARIGDPSGKSEVRKHLSDEQVQQNAQTYLDQVRPILDFETPGRLEIRYNSEWLSKLDLAEILDLLATMTVGQMLAKEGFAERFKQENPIYLHEFLYPLMQGYDSVAVKADVELGGTDQKFNIAVGRDLQRHFGQPPQFGLLLPILIGTDGVLKMSKSLNNYVGLREAAQPMYQKLEGTKDNLLEEYFELLTDLSLAELPVNPRDRQQLLAWTIVTQYHGQKEADEAKGGGAIPEFSLSQVEFPAKLFYILNASGLCSSSGEGRRQIKGGGVKLEGDRITDVDCTFDSPEALEGKVLQVGKKKSVRLTS; encoded by the coding sequence ATGTCTCAGTCATTATCTCGGTTATACCGAGGTGTTAGTGACATTTTTCCCAACCAACCGGATTCTCAAGACCCGAGTGAGAACCTAGAGCAACGGATTCGCCAAACTGAGCGTCCCTTGCGGATCAAGTTGGGAATTGACCCGACGGGGACAGATATCCACTTGGGTCATAGTATTCCGGTACGGAAATTACGGGCGTTTCAGGATGCGGGTCATACGGCTGTCCTAATTATTGGCGATTTTACCGCAAGAATCGGTGATCCAAGTGGTAAATCGGAAGTACGGAAGCATCTTTCTGACGAACAGGTGCAGCAAAATGCCCAAACCTACTTGGATCAGGTGCGTCCGATTTTAGATTTTGAAACACCAGGACGCCTGGAAATTCGCTATAACTCGGAGTGGCTAAGTAAGTTGGATTTGGCAGAGATTCTCGATTTGTTAGCCACGATGACGGTGGGGCAGATGCTAGCGAAGGAGGGGTTTGCGGAACGATTTAAACAGGAAAACCCGATTTACCTGCATGAGTTTCTCTATCCCTTGATGCAAGGGTATGATTCGGTGGCAGTTAAGGCGGATGTGGAGTTAGGGGGAACGGATCAAAAATTTAATATTGCTGTGGGGCGAGACTTACAGCGGCATTTTGGTCAACCCCCCCAGTTTGGATTACTGCTGCCGATTTTAATTGGTACTGATGGTGTGCTGAAAATGTCGAAGTCGCTGAACAATTATGTGGGGTTGCGGGAGGCGGCTCAACCCATGTACCAGAAGCTGGAAGGGACGAAGGATAATCTGTTAGAGGAGTATTTTGAGCTACTCACCGACTTATCCTTAGCGGAACTGCCAGTAAATCCCCGCGATCGCCAACAACTCCTCGCTTGGACAATTGTCACCCAATATCACGGTCAAAAGGAAGCAGATGAGGCAAAAGGCGGGGGCGCTATCCCAGAGTTTTCCCTCTCTCAAGTGGAGTTTCCCGCCAAGTTGTTTTATATCCTTAATGCCAGTGGGTTGTGTAGCAGTAGTGGCGAAGGGCGGCGACAGATTAAAGGCGGCGGTGTGAAGCTAGAGGGCGATCGCATTACGGATGTAGACTGCACCTTTGATTCCCCAGAGGCTTTAGAGGGCAAGGTTTTACAGGTAGGGAAAAAGAAATCTGTGCGGTTGACATCCTAA
- a CDS encoding RNA-guided endonuclease InsQ/TnpB family protein yields the protein MKQVLTIVVKLQPTPEQAAKIEATLQAFADACNYVNQHTDPKLTNKIAIQSLTYQTIKNEFNLVANMAVRACARVAANRKVAKHKVAKHKVAKHKVAKHKGKPVKWFAPTSIDCDKDLFRFREHDWTVSLATTHGRERVKLKVGNYQRGKLKGRNPTSAQLCKHRDRQFYLHIQIKDDAPDSPITDKVIGIDLGRRDIAVTSEEKKWDGLHIQSVRDKFSQVRASLQKKAPKGTRTTRRRCREVLKRLSGRERRYQQWLNHNISKSVVKRAVELSASIAIEDLTGIRERTNQQPRNKTERRRSNSWAFYQLRLFIEYKSLGAGVQVIPVSPAYTSQMCHNCLHIHPVKGKSYRSGKIFKCEHCGWHGDADFNGANNIALVGLSINQPGGTGLSCKLNRTPRYVQLSLFDDFRATENPDLSR from the coding sequence ATGAAACAAGTGCTGACGATAGTCGTAAAGCTTCAACCTACGCCTGAACAAGCTGCCAAAATTGAGGCAACCCTTCAGGCGTTTGCTGATGCTTGCAACTATGTCAATCAACACACAGATCCAAAGCTGACTAACAAAATTGCGATTCAGTCTCTGACTTACCAAACCATCAAGAACGAGTTTAACCTCGTGGCCAACATGGCAGTCAGAGCTTGTGCGCGTGTAGCAGCTAACCGCAAGGTAGCTAAACACAAAGTAGCTAAACACAAAGTAGCTAAACACAAAGTAGCTAAACACAAAGGTAAGCCGGTTAAATGGTTTGCCCCAACCAGCATCGACTGTGACAAAGACTTGTTTCGGTTTCGCGAACATGATTGGACGGTAAGCCTTGCAACTACTCACGGTAGAGAGCGAGTTAAATTAAAAGTCGGCAACTACCAGAGAGGAAAACTCAAAGGGAGAAACCCGACTTCTGCTCAATTATGCAAACACCGTGATCGTCAGTTCTACTTGCACATCCAAATCAAAGATGATGCCCCAGACTCGCCAATTACCGACAAAGTAATTGGCATTGACTTAGGGCGGCGCGACATCGCCGTTACGTCTGAAGAGAAAAAATGGGACGGTTTGCATATCCAATCAGTTCGAGATAAGTTTTCTCAAGTTAGGGCATCTCTCCAGAAGAAAGCCCCGAAAGGCACGAGGACAACTCGGCGTAGATGCCGGGAAGTTTTGAAACGGCTGTCGGGGAGGGAGAGACGTTATCAACAATGGCTCAATCACAACATTTCCAAGTCAGTGGTCAAACGAGCGGTTGAGTTAAGTGCCTCAATTGCTATAGAAGATTTAACCGGGATTAGGGAAAGAACTAACCAGCAACCCAGAAACAAGACTGAACGCAGACGCTCTAATTCATGGGCGTTTTACCAATTGCGCCTGTTCATTGAGTACAAGTCCCTTGGCGCTGGTGTTCAGGTTATCCCTGTTTCCCCTGCCTATACCTCCCAAATGTGTCACAATTGCCTGCACATTCACCCTGTAAAAGGAAAGTCTTACCGTAGTGGCAAGATTTTCAAGTGCGAGCATTGTGGCTGGCATGGAGACGCTGATTTCAACGGAGCCAATAATATTGCACTTGTGGGGCTGTCTATAAACCAGCCTGGAGGCACGGGGTTATCGTGCAAGCTAAACCGAACTCCCAGATATGTTCAGCTTAGCTTGTTCGATGACTTCAGGGCTACTGAAAACCCAGACCTCAGCCGTTAG
- a CDS encoding RNA-guided endonuclease InsQ/TnpB family protein has protein sequence MILNHTYRLYPDNQQAQLLNEWLETLRVSYNYALRELKDWIASRKCPMDRCSLESEYIMSADYPFPSYHQQQNNLPKAKKEFPRLKSVPSQVLQTNIRRLHDAWDFFRERGYGFPRFKKVGQMKSMLFPQFKTNPVTGWHIQLPKLGKVEINLHRPIPDGFVVRQVRVVKKAMGWFAVITLYSDLEIPDPSPHGHAIGVDVGLLSYLATSDGFVEPGRKFFKTEQRRLKVLQRRLAKKKKRSKNYEKARKKVELQHNHIALKRKDYQYKLAHKLCDMADTIFVEDIDFRIMAKGFLGKQTIDAGFGQFRSILKLVGKKRGVFVGEVDCRGTSQTCPNCRITVRKELSERIHSCPECKYEVDRDIASAQEICNRGIETYPGTLEKQEIGSQVEVSGAMCLDNWRRGAMPNREVGKPTA, from the coding sequence ATGATTCTAAACCACACCTACCGCCTATATCCTGATAACCAACAAGCCCAACTTCTAAATGAGTGGTTGGAAACATTGCGGGTGTCCTACAACTATGCGTTGCGGGAACTCAAAGACTGGATTGCTTCTCGCAAGTGTCCAATGGATAGGTGTAGTTTGGAGTCTGAGTATATCATGAGTGCCGATTATCCCTTTCCTAGCTACCACCAACAACAAAACAATCTACCTAAAGCTAAGAAGGAATTTCCACGACTTAAATCTGTTCCCTCCCAAGTCTTGCAGACTAACATTAGAAGGTTGCATGATGCTTGGGACTTCTTTAGGGAGAGGGGTTATGGATTCCCCCGCTTCAAGAAAGTGGGACAAATGAAGTCGATGTTATTCCCACAATTCAAGACAAACCCAGTTACAGGTTGGCACATCCAACTTCCCAAATTAGGGAAAGTGGAAATCAACTTGCATCGACCTATCCCTGACGGATTTGTGGTTAGGCAAGTACGGGTAGTCAAAAAGGCAATGGGATGGTTTGCAGTAATCACTCTGTACTCAGATCTGGAAATTCCAGATCCTTCACCTCATGGTCACGCCATTGGGGTAGATGTGGGGTTGCTTTCCTATCTGGCTACCAGTGATGGATTTGTCGAACCTGGACGTAAATTCTTCAAAACCGAACAAAGGCGGCTGAAAGTGCTACAACGTCGGTTAGCGAAGAAAAAAAAGCGTTCCAAGAATTACGAGAAAGCCAGGAAGAAGGTAGAGTTGCAGCACAATCACATCGCACTCAAGCGGAAGGATTACCAGTATAAACTTGCCCATAAGCTTTGTGACATGGCGGATACTATCTTTGTTGAAGACATAGATTTCCGAATCATGGCAAAGGGTTTTCTGGGTAAGCAGACGATTGATGCTGGTTTTGGGCAGTTTCGCTCTATCCTCAAGTTGGTCGGTAAGAAGCGAGGAGTATTTGTGGGCGAAGTAGATTGCAGAGGGACTTCCCAGACTTGCCCGAATTGCCGAATCACGGTCAGGAAAGAACTCTCTGAGCGAATACATTCTTGTCCTGAATGCAAATACGAGGTAGATCGCGATATTGCTTCAGCTCAAGAAATCTGTAATCGAGGTATAGAAACGTATCCAGGGACTCTGGAAAAGCAAGAAATTGGCTCTCAAGTTGAGGTGTCGGGGGCTATGTGCCTAGATAACTGGCGTAGGGGAGCAATGCCCAATCGTGAGGTTGGGAAGCCCACAGCATAA
- a CDS encoding transglycosylase domain-containing protein, translated as MSSSTIQQKQQRDSKNGLPPAFRFVQGVAQVTGGTILGITMLTSSVVAGGLVGLATSFRNLPDVRVLRGYVPTETTYIYDIKGKHLASLHDEANREVVKLENINPNLKRAVIAMEDSHFYIHHGVNPNSVGRAFLANWEKGAVVEGGSTLTMQLVKNLFLSRERKFSRKIAEAVMAIRLEQIFTKDQILEMYLNQIYWGHNNYGIQTASESYFAKPATDLTLAESAMLAGLIQSPEEYSPFVNYPLAKKRQAIVLERMRELGWITAVEKKEALAQPLGVGKPTSWQTSQLPYITEAVVAELNERFGRDAVLKGGMRVQTTVDYNFQRMAENTIARAHSNLRRRGLYADQVALAAVDPRTHYVKALVGGIGYEKSQFNRAIQSRRQPGSAFKPFVYYTAFASGKYTPYSTVMDTPVSYRDGSGWYSPRNYGGGFGGAMSIRSALVQSRNVPAVKLGRAVGLDKVIEVCRTLGIKSPMEPVTSLPLGAIGVTPLEMAGAYATFANTGWHSDPTIIVRVTDSMGNVLLDNTPKPRLVLDPWATASLNAVLQGVIQGGTGTAAQIGRPAAGKTGTTSSERDVWFVGYVPQLATAVWIGNDNYRPLGGGATGGGFAAPIWRDFMSQALKGEPVRYFEPASKYPSP; from the coding sequence GTGTCGTCTAGTACCATCCAACAAAAACAACAAAGAGATAGTAAAAACGGATTGCCACCCGCTTTCCGATTCGTGCAAGGAGTCGCTCAGGTAACAGGCGGAACCATTCTCGGCATTACAATGCTAACTAGCTCGGTTGTGGCTGGTGGGCTGGTGGGCTTGGCGACAAGCTTCCGCAATCTTCCCGATGTGAGAGTCCTCAGGGGCTATGTTCCCACCGAAACGACCTACATCTACGATATCAAGGGGAAGCACCTGGCTAGCCTGCATGATGAAGCCAACCGAGAGGTGGTTAAGTTAGAAAACATTAACCCCAATCTCAAACGAGCAGTGATTGCCATGGAAGATAGCCACTTCTATATCCACCATGGCGTTAACCCCAACAGTGTCGGTCGAGCCTTTTTAGCCAACTGGGAGAAGGGGGCTGTGGTAGAAGGCGGTTCTACCTTGACGATGCAGCTGGTGAAAAACTTGTTTCTGTCGCGGGAGAGGAAGTTCTCGCGTAAAATTGCCGAGGCAGTCATGGCAATTCGGCTGGAGCAAATCTTCACCAAAGATCAGATATTGGAAATGTATCTGAATCAGATCTATTGGGGTCATAACAATTATGGCATCCAAACTGCCTCGGAGAGCTACTTCGCCAAGCCCGCCACCGACTTAACCTTGGCAGAATCAGCCATGCTGGCTGGATTAATTCAGTCTCCCGAAGAATATAGTCCCTTTGTCAACTATCCCTTAGCCAAAAAACGGCAAGCAATTGTCCTGGAACGGATGCGGGAATTGGGATGGATTACGGCTGTGGAGAAAAAAGAGGCATTAGCTCAACCATTGGGCGTGGGTAAGCCCACTTCCTGGCAAACCAGCCAGCTTCCCTACATCACCGAAGCTGTCGTGGCAGAGTTGAATGAGCGATTTGGTCGCGATGCGGTTCTCAAAGGCGGGATGCGCGTCCAAACTACGGTGGATTACAATTTCCAGCGCATGGCGGAAAACACCATCGCTCGCGCTCACAGTAATTTGCGCCGTCGAGGGTTATATGCTGACCAAGTAGCACTAGCCGCCGTTGATCCGCGCACCCATTATGTCAAAGCCTTGGTTGGGGGGATTGGATACGAAAAGAGCCAATTTAACCGAGCGATTCAATCTCGCCGTCAACCGGGTTCAGCGTTTAAACCTTTTGTTTACTACACGGCGTTTGCCAGTGGTAAATATACGCCTTATTCCACGGTGATGGATACCCCCGTCAGTTACCGGGATGGGAGTGGCTGGTATTCGCCGAGAAACTATGGTGGTGGTTTCGGTGGGGCGATGAGTATTCGGAGTGCGTTAGTGCAGTCGCGAAATGTGCCAGCGGTTAAGCTTGGCAGAGCGGTTGGGTTAGATAAAGTAATTGAAGTATGTCGCACCCTAGGGATTAAAAGCCCGATGGAACCCGTAACCTCCTTACCCCTCGGTGCAATTGGGGTGACGCCTTTGGAAATGGCGGGGGCTTATGCCACCTTTGCTAATACGGGTTGGCATTCTGATCCCACGATCATTGTCCGGGTAACCGATAGTATGGGCAATGTGTTATTAGACAATACCCCGAAACCCCGTCTCGTGCTTGATCCCTGGGCAACGGCGTCACTGAATGCTGTTCTCCAAGGGGTGATTCAAGGTGGAACCGGAACCGCTGCTCAAATAGGACGCCCAGCGGCTGGGAAGACGGGAACAACCAGTTCAGAACGGGATGTCTGGTTTGTCGGATATGTGCCACAATTAGCGACGGCGGTTTGGATTGGTAATGATAACTACAGACCTTTAGGGGGTGGAGCGACAGGGGGTGGATTTGCTGCACCAATATGGCGCGACTTTATGAGTCAGGCGTTGAAAGGTGAGCCAGTACGCTACTTTGAACCGGCGTCTAAGTATCCTAGTCCTTAA
- a CDS encoding glycerol-3-phosphate acyltransferase gives MTLTQVWGALLIFVLCPLLGGLPLISWITYLFTRRQLSQVGTGNVSVSAAFYHGGRWVGILAVLSEALKGIAAVLLAHYFFPTEPAWEIIALIMLVMGRYWMGKGAGTTNVVWGFVVHDWRVALLVFLIGGIGFTIIRDRTTGRYGVLVLFPLILALLHPHDSARIISAIALSLIIGWIYQKIPDDLDLPTEQAKSESKSVFRFFRGDKAIIPLERELDPQQVGSKAATLSQLKRWGYAVPQGWILPPGDDMQPLVKYLPVSESEPLVVRSSAIGEDAELSSSAGQYQTVLQVTSRPALKEAITQVLASYHHPAARGYRRNRDLPDTAMAVLIQKQIQGVFSGVAFSRDPMQQQPNTVVLEGLPGDASQIVSGQVTPEQYRVFFQQPQLVGAGLTDNLEDKTDNSTKPAPLDQQENGDNRSPSVEIEGEGDLPPALIQEVATLARELEDRYHGIPQDIEWTYDGQQLWLLQTRPITNLQPIWTRKIAAEVIPGLIRPLTWSINRPLTCGVWGKIFTIVLKERSQGLEFNQTATLHYSRAYFNATLLGDIFRRMGLPPESLEFLTRGAKFSKPPLKSTLRNLPGLLRLLGREWNLDQDFEQDYHHHFAPVLSQLQEQSVSELSDAEILERVNQILSELQRATYYSILAPLSLSLRQALLKVKDEELDSSQTPEIASLRSLAQLADDTRHLLSPKQINCDNHASVFTTLSEIPDAQSVLEQFDQFLAQYGYLSDVATDIAVPRWKEDPRPIRQLFAQFLCDPPPATKPPKRQRWKAEVVQARLNLKGRVTEVYSKFLADLRWSFVALEKRWLESGLLSEAGDIFFLEFAEIQRLIAETDQVLREELPRLINYRRSQLDEHRQLRSVPPLFYGNPPAVSFLMQTQSEPAQQRLVGIGASAGQVEGLVRVLSNLQSVPDIDRQTILVVPYTDSGWAPLLARAGGLIAEVGGRLSHGAIVAREYGIPAVMDIHNATQMFRNGQRVRIDGRSGIVEVLE, from the coding sequence ATGACGCTAACACAGGTTTGGGGTGCTTTACTCATTTTTGTCCTCTGTCCCCTGCTAGGTGGACTTCCCCTGATTTCCTGGATTACCTACTTATTCACTAGACGCCAACTCTCTCAAGTCGGTACGGGTAATGTATCTGTATCGGCGGCGTTCTACCACGGTGGACGTTGGGTGGGGATCTTAGCTGTACTATCAGAAGCCTTGAAGGGAATTGCGGCTGTCTTGCTGGCGCATTATTTCTTCCCCACAGAACCCGCCTGGGAAATTATTGCTCTGATTATGCTAGTTATGGGGCGCTACTGGATGGGCAAAGGGGCGGGAACCACAAATGTGGTCTGGGGATTTGTGGTGCATGATTGGCGCGTCGCGTTATTGGTATTTTTAATTGGGGGGATTGGTTTTACGATTATCCGCGATCGCACGACGGGACGCTATGGTGTTTTAGTCTTATTTCCCCTAATTTTGGCACTGTTACATCCTCATGATTCCGCTAGAATTATCAGTGCGATCGCGCTGAGTCTAATTATCGGTTGGATTTATCAGAAAATTCCCGATGACTTAGACCTTCCCACAGAACAGGCAAAATCAGAATCTAAATCAGTGTTTCGTTTTTTCCGAGGCGATAAAGCTATTATTCCGCTTGAACGCGAACTTGATCCCCAACAAGTTGGCTCAAAAGCGGCTACTTTATCCCAGCTTAAGCGCTGGGGTTATGCTGTACCACAGGGATGGATCTTACCACCAGGGGATGATATGCAACCCTTGGTCAAATATCTCCCGGTTTCTGAATCAGAACCCCTGGTTGTCCGTTCCTCGGCGATTGGGGAAGATGCGGAACTCTCTTCATCCGCCGGACAATATCAAACGGTTTTACAGGTAACCAGCCGCCCCGCTTTAAAAGAAGCGATTACCCAAGTTTTAGCCTCGTATCATCACCCCGCCGCCAGAGGGTATCGCCGTAACCGCGATTTACCCGACACGGCGATGGCTGTCTTAATTCAAAAACAAATCCAAGGGGTATTTTCCGGTGTCGCCTTTAGTCGTGACCCCATGCAGCAACAACCAAACACCGTAGTCCTCGAAGGATTACCCGGAGATGCCTCCCAAATTGTATCCGGTCAAGTCACCCCAGAACAGTATCGGGTATTTTTCCAGCAACCCCAGCTTGTAGGGGCGGGTTTAACCGATAACCTTGAGGACAAAACCGATAACTCGACGAAACCCGCCCCACTTGATCAACAGGAGAATGGAGATAATCGTTCCCCATCGGTTGAAATTGAAGGAGAGGGGGATTTACCCCCAGCGTTAATCCAGGAGGTGGCTACTTTAGCGCGGGAATTGGAAGACCGCTATCATGGGATTCCCCAAGATATTGAATGGACTTATGACGGTCAGCAGTTATGGCTGCTACAAACGCGACCAATTACCAATCTACAACCCATCTGGACGCGCAAGATTGCCGCAGAGGTGATTCCCGGACTGATTCGACCCCTCACTTGGTCAATTAATCGTCCCCTCACCTGTGGTGTTTGGGGGAAAATTTTTACCATCGTGTTAAAAGAACGATCGCAGGGATTGGAGTTTAATCAAACCGCTACGCTGCATTATTCTCGCGCCTATTTTAATGCCACATTGTTAGGTGATATTTTCCGGCGCATGGGTTTACCGCCAGAAAGTTTGGAGTTTCTAACCAGGGGAGCGAAATTTTCTAAACCCCCCCTGAAATCCACGCTGCGGAACCTTCCCGGATTATTGCGGCTGTTAGGTCGGGAATGGAATTTAGATCAGGATTTTGAGCAAGATTATCACCACCATTTTGCTCCGGTTTTAAGTCAACTGCAAGAGCAATCGGTTTCAGAATTATCAGACGCCGAAATTCTGGAACGAGTGAACCAGATACTATCGGAATTACAACGAGCCACGTATTATAGCATTCTGGCTCCTTTAAGCCTTTCCCTGCGACAAGCGTTGCTCAAGGTAAAAGATGAAGAATTAGATAGTAGCCAAACTCCAGAAATTGCCAGTTTGCGATCGCTCGCCCAATTAGCTGATGATACCCGCCATTTATTAAGTCCCAAACAAATTAATTGTGATAATCACGCTTCTGTATTTACCACCTTGTCAGAAATTCCCGATGCTCAAAGTGTTTTAGAACAATTCGACCAATTTCTGGCACAATATGGTTATCTCAGCGATGTCGCCACAGATATTGCCGTTCCCAGATGGAAAGAAGATCCGCGACCGATACGCCAACTCTTTGCCCAGTTTTTATGTGATCCTCCCCCAGCAACTAAACCGCCCAAGCGTCAGCGCTGGAAAGCGGAAGTGGTACAAGCGCGGTTGAATTTAAAAGGGCGAGTGACTGAAGTCTATTCCAAATTTTTAGCCGACTTGCGTTGGAGTTTTGTCGCCTTAGAAAAGCGGTGGTTAGAATCCGGTTTACTCTCTGAAGCTGGGGATATTTTTTTCTTAGAATTTGCGGAGATTCAGCGTCTAATCGCTGAAACCGATCAGGTGTTGCGAGAGGAACTTCCCAGATTGATTAACTATCGGCGATCGCAGTTAGATGAGCATCGTCAATTACGCAGTGTTCCGCCTCTATTCTATGGTAATCCTCCCGCCGTTTCATTTCTGATGCAAACCCAATCGGAACCCGCTCAACAGCGTCTTGTCGGGATTGGCGCAAGTGCGGGACAAGTGGAAGGTTTGGTGAGGGTTTTAAGTAATTTACAATCGGTTCCAGACATTGACCGTCAAACGATTCTGGTTGTCCCCTACACCGATTCCGGCTGGGCACCCCTATTGGCGCGTGCAGGCGGCTTAATTGCTGAAGTTGGCGGGCGGCTATCCCACGGCGCGATCGTGGCGCGGGAATATGGGATTCCGGCGGTAATGGATATTCATAATGCGACTCAGATGTTCCGCAATGGTCAACGGGTAAGAATTGATGGGCGATCGGGTATTGTGGAGGTTTTGGAGTGA
- a CDS encoding CU044_2847 family protein: MTTRITEVMGDDGETIYIQYDEEDSDTLQAVSNIDDIQERTNKLKRTMKSTVKSYSKLVLDSVKQGLTDNLAPSKVALEFGLQAGGETGIPFVTKGTAQANVKVTIEWDLTQKTPPNS; the protein is encoded by the coding sequence ATGACCACTAGAATAACAGAAGTTATGGGCGATGATGGCGAAACCATTTATATCCAATATGATGAGGAAGACAGTGATACACTGCAAGCCGTTAGCAATATTGATGATATTCAAGAGAGAACGAATAAATTAAAACGAACCATGAAGAGTACAGTCAAGAGTTACTCCAAACTGGTACTCGACAGTGTCAAACAAGGACTCACCGATAACCTAGCACCCAGTAAAGTCGCCCTAGAATTTGGCTTACAAGCTGGGGGAGAAACCGGAATCCCCTTTGTCACCAAAGGAACCGCCCAAGCCAATGTCAAAGTCACCATTGAATGGGACTTAACGCAAAAAACTCCACCCAATTCGTAG